From the genome of Vicia villosa cultivar HV-30 ecotype Madison, WI linkage group LG2, Vvil1.0, whole genome shotgun sequence, one region includes:
- the LOC131647723 gene encoding F-box/LRR-repeat protein At4g14103-like — MEFGSAVPKEKPLKKHKANEVEDLTNKLPELLISHILSLLPTKDAVRTSVLSRRWIYRWVSITNLDLDDCLFYIPKRKTGGIQHFKNFVNRTLLLTKGSRVESFSLVMTNKIDISLLNTWISCILMHQKIKNLRIHSKSGWTFSTLAFQSLFNSIFLEELDLKMLSCDIEVPTMDVSFGCLKFIKLNGIAFIEGSSYGYLNLSLPLLKKFETINCDWLCAEGVYVKAPLLESICIVQDRLPLSDDDERSCEIKFFDCHLKEFTYRGYAISQPLILSDPLIAKNARGNLILRKWEDGTSEAGLCEFVLLNQFNQAKFINFELSEVLTQPNVAVLPQFSMLIHLELGLTLCEVLLGLLQRSPLLKTLSFKGISKFDQELLNSTSVPDCLASTLHVVKFERVNGYEHELFLAKFFMEKGMVLERMSFVLANQALGKSKMMEEFKEKFFSFKKGFSFAIVEFSYD, encoded by the exons ATGGAGTTTGGTTCTGCTGTACCAAAGGAAAAACCTCTTAAGAAGCATAAGGCAAATGAAGTTGAAGATTTAACCAACAAACTACCGGAATTGCTTATAAGTCACATCCTATCTCTTCTCCCTACCAAAGATGCAGTGCGTACAAGTGTGTTATCTAGGAGATGGATATACCGTTGGGTGTCCATCACCAATCTGGACTTAGATGATTGCCTATTCTATATTCCCAAAAGGAAAACAGGTGGAATTCAACATTTTAAAAACTTCGTCAATAGGACACTTCTTCTTACCAAAGGTTCAAGAGTGGAAAGTTTCTCTCTTGTCATGACTAACAAGATTGATATATCTCTTCTAAATACATGGATCTCTTGCATCTTGATGCATCAGAAAATTAAAAATCTCCGTATCCATTCGAAAAGTGGATGGACTTTCTCGACTCTTGCATTTCAATCTCTTTTCAACTCCATCTTCTTAGAAGAATTGGATCTCAAGATGCTTTCTTGTGATATTGAAGTTCCAACCATGGATGTTTCTTTTGGCTGCCTAAAATTCATTAAGTTGAATGGAATTGCGTTTATCGAAGGCTCCTCATATGGCTATCTCAACCTCAGTTTACCACTCCTTAAAAAGTTTGAGACAATAAACTGTGATTGGTTATGTGCAGAGGGTGTCTATGTAAAAGCACCTCTTCTCGAAAGCATTTGTATAGTGCAAGACCGTCTTCCGTTATCTGATGATGATGAGCGTAGTTGTGAAATCAAGTTTTTTGATTGCCATCTAAAAGAATTTACTTATCGCGGTTATGCTATATCACAACCGTTAATTCTATCAGATCCATTGATAGCTAAAAATGCCCGTGGTAATCTTATTTTGCGTAAGTGGGAGGATGGAACATCAGAAGCAGGATTGTGTGAATTTGTGCTTCTCAATCAATTTAATCAAGCCAAATTTATCAATTTTGAGCTGTCTGAG GTTCTCACACAACCAAATGTGGCTGTTCTACCTCAATTTTCAATGCTGATCCATTTGGAGCTTGGCTTAACTTTGTGTGAAGTTTTGTTGGGCTTACTTCAAAGGTCACCATTGCTTAAAACTCTAAGTTTCAAG GGAATATCAAAATTTGATCAGGAGCTTCTGAATTCCACTAGTGTGCCCGATTGTTTGGCATCAACACTTCATGTTGTGAAATTTGAAAGAGTTAACGGTTACGAGCATGAGTTGTTTTTAGCTaaattttttatggaaaaaggtATGGTGCTTGAGAGGATGAGTTTCGTCCTTGCTAATCAAGCACTTGGCAAATCAAAGATGATGGAAGAATTTAAGGAAAAATTTTTCTCATTTAAGAAAGGTTTCTCTTTTGCTATTGTTGAATTCTCATATGATTAG